A portion of the Motacilla alba alba isolate MOTALB_02 chromosome 19, Motacilla_alba_V1.0_pri, whole genome shotgun sequence genome contains these proteins:
- the TLCD2 gene encoding TLC domain-containing protein 2 yields MRSCQRRPRGGPRPFPSGGMPAVPPPGRCAPRPGRAVPAGRCRCPGRAPGLGEAGPVGQRGRSHGSPAGRWMPMAFSPGLLVVAGSFAAFRLLNRGLERLVPPPPSARRNRWKWRNIWTSLAHSVLSGGGALAGFYLHPEMSNDLVGTHPPGAHSLVAVSVGYFIEDFVDMLCNQKLHQSWELLFHHSVVIICFGIAVLLHQYVGFALVALLVEINSIFLHLRQILLMANLVHTTCYRLNSLINLGTYVVFRIATLAWMTRWLFLNRHNVPPATYAVGTAGMAIMTPMNVVLFYRLLRSDFLKSRRDVREQEERREKEE; encoded by the exons ATGCGGAGCTGCCAGCGCCGGCCCCGGGGCGGCCCCCGGCCCTTCCCCTCGGGGGGGATGCCGGCCGTGCCCCCGCCCGGGCGATGCGCGCcgcggccgggcagggcggtgccggcggggcggtgccggtgccCAGGGCGGGCCCCGGGGCTGGGCGAGGCGGGGCCCGTCGGGCAGCGAGGCCGGTCCCATGGGAGCCCGGCGGGCCGGTGGATGCCCATGGCTTtcagcccggggctgctggtggtggcCGGTTCCTTCGCCGCTTTCCGCCTGCTGAACCGGGGGCTGGAGCGGCTcgtgccgccgccgccctcggCCCGGCGCAACCGCTGGAAGTGGCGCAACATCTGGACATCGCTGGCGCACAGCGTGCTAAGCGGCGGCGGGGCGCTGGCCGG gttCTACCTCCACCCCGAGATGTCCAACGATCTGGTGGGCACACACCCGCCCGGGGCGCACAGCCTGGTGGCCGTGTCTGTAG GCTATTTCATTGAAGACTTTGTGGACATGTTGTGCAATCAGAAACTTCATCagtcctgggagctgctctttCATCACTCTGTG GTGATCATCTGCTTTGGaattgctgtgctgctccaccaGTACGTGGGCTTTGCCCTCGTGGCTTTACTGGTGGAGATCAACTCCATCTTCCTCCACCTGCGGCAGATCCTGCTCATGGCCAACCTGGTGCACACCACCTGCTACCGCCTCAACAGCCTCATCAACCTGGGCACCTACGTGGTGTTCCGCATCGCCACGCTGGCCTGGATGACCCGCTGGCTCTTCCTCAATCGCCACAACGTGCCCCCGGCCACCTACGCCGTGGGCACGGCGGGCATGGCAATCATGACGCCCATGAACGTCGTCCTCTTCTACCGCCTGCTGCGGAGCGACTTCCTCAAATCCAGGCGGGACGTGCGGGAGCAGGAGGAGCGGCGGGAGAAGGAGGAGTAG
- the PRPF8 gene encoding pre-mRNA-processing-splicing factor 8 yields the protein MAAVFPYRGGCAPVPNPLAPLPDYMSEEKLQEKARKWQQLQAKRYAEKRKFGFVDAQKEDMPPEHVRKIIRDHGDMTNRKFRHDKRVYLGALKYMPHAVLKLLENMPMPWEQIRDVPVLYHITGAISFVNEIPWVIEPVYIAQWGSMWIMMRREKRDRRHFKRMRFPPFDDEEPPLDYADNILDVEPLEAIQLELDPEEDAPVLDWFYDHQPLKDNRKYVNGSTYQRWQFTLPMMSTLYRLANQLLTDLVDDNYFYLFDLKAFFTSKALNMAIPGGPKFEPLVRDINLQDEDWNEFNDINKIIIRQPIRTEYKIAFPYLYNNLPHHVHLTWYHTPNVVFIKTEDPDLPAFYFDPLINPISHRHSVKSQEPLPDDDEEFELPEFVEPFLKDTPLYTDNTANGIALLWAPRPFNLRSGRTRRALDIPLVKNWYREHCPAGQPVKVRVSYQKLLKYYVLNALKHRPPKAQKKRYLFRSFKATKFFQSTKLDWVEVGLQVCRQGYNMLNLLIHRKNLNYLHLDYNFNLKPVKTLTTKERKKSRFGNAFHLCREVLRLTKLVVDSHVQYRLGNVDAFQLADGLQYIFAHVGQLTGMYRYKYKLMRQIRMCKDLKHLIYYRFNTGPVGKGPGCGFWAPGWRVWLFFMRGITPLLERWLGNLLARQFEGRHSKGVAKTVTKQRVESHFDLELRAAVMHDILDMMPEGIKQNKARTILQHLSEAWRCWKANIPWKVPGLPTPIENMILRYVKAKADWWTNTAHYNRERIRRGATVDKTVCKKNLGRLTRLYLKAEQERQHNYLKDGPYITAEEAVAVYTTTVHWLESRRFSPIPFPPLSYKHDTKLLILALERLKEAYSVKSRLNQSQREELGLIEQAYDNPHEALSRIKRHLLTQRAFKEVGIEFMDLYSHLVPVYDVEPLEKITDAYLDQYLWYEADKRRLFPPWIKPADTEPPPLLVYKWCQGINNLQDVWETSEGECNVMLESRFEKMYEKIDLTLLNRLLRLIVDHNIADYMTAKNNVVINYKDMNHTNSYGIIRGLQFASFIVQYYGLVMDLLVLGLHRASEMAGPPQMPNDFLSFQDIATEVAHPIRLFCRYIDRIHIFFRFTADEARDLIQRYLTEHPDPNNENIVGYNNKKCWPRDARMRLMKHDVNLGRAVFWDIKNRLPRSVTTVQWENSFVSVYSKDNPNLLFNMCGFECRILPKCRTSYEEFTHKDGVWNLQNEVTKERTAQCFLRVDDESMQRFHNRVRQILMASGSTTFTKIVNKWNTALIGLMTYFREAVVNTQELLDLLVKCENKIQTRIKIGLNSKMPSRFPPVVFYTPKELGGLGMLSMGHVLIPQSDLRWSKQTDVGITHFRSGMSHEEDQLIPNLYRYIQPWESEFIDSQRVWAEYALKRQEAIAQNRRLTLEDLEDSWDRGIPRINTLFQKDRHTLAYDKGWRVRTDFKQYQVLKQNPFWWTHQRHDGKLWNLNNYRTDMIQALGGVEGILEHTLFKGTYFPTWEGLFWEKASGFEESMKWKKLTNAQRSGLNQIPNRRFTLWWSPTINRANVYVGFQVQLDLTGIFMHGKIPTLKISLIQIFRAHLWQKIHESIVMDLCQVFDQELDALEIETVQKETIHPRKSYKMNSSCADILLFASYKWNVSRPSLLADSKDVMDSTTTQKYWIDIQLRWGDYDSHDIERYARAKFLDYTTDNMSIYPSPTGVLIAIDLAYNLHSAYGNWFPGSKPLIQQAMAKIMKANPALYVLRERIRKGLQLYSSEPTEPYLSSQNYGELFSNQIIWFVDDTNVYRVTIHKTFEGNLTTKPINGAIFIFNPRTGQLFLKIIHTSVWAGQKRLGQLAKWKTAEEVAALIRSLPVEEQPKQIIVTRKGMLDPLEVHLLDFPNIVIKGSELQLPFQACLKVEKFGDLILKATEPQMVLFNLYDDWLKTISSYTAFSRLILILRALHVNNDRAKVILKPDKTTITEPHHIWPTLTDEEWIKVEVQLKDLILADYGKKNNVNVASLTQSEIRDIILGMEISAPSQQRQQIAEIEKQTKEQSQLTATQTRTVNKHGDEIITSTTSNYETQTFSSKTEWRVRAISAANLHLRTNHIYVSSDDIKETGYTYILPKNVLKKFICISDLRAQIAGYLYGVSPPDNPQVKEIRCIVMVPQWGTHQTVHLPGQLPQHEYLKEMEPLGWIHTQPNESPQLSPQDVTTHAKVMADNPSWDGEKTIIITCSFTPGSCTLTAYKLTPSGYEWGRQNTDKGNNPKGYLPSHYERVQMLLSDRFLGFFMVPAQGSWNYNFMGVRHDPNMKYELQLANPKEFYHEVHRPSHFLNFALLQEGEVYSADREDLYA from the exons ATGGCCGCCGTGTTCCCGTACCGCGGCGGCTGCGCCCCGGTGCCCAACCCGCTGGCGCCGCTGCCCGACTACATGTCcgaggagaagctgcaggagaaag CCCGcaagtggcagcagctgcaggccaAGCGCTATGCGGAGAAGAGGAAATTCGGCTTCGTGGACGCGCAGAAGGAGGACATGCCCCCCGAGCACGTCCGCAAAATCATCCGCGACCACGGCGACATGACCAATAGGAAGTTCCGGCACGACAAGCGCGTCTACCTGGG ggctctgaAGTACATGCCCCATGCTGTGCTGAAGCTCCTGGAGAACATGCCCATGCCCTGGGAGCAGATCCGAGACGTGCCCGTCCTGTACCACATCACCGGCGCCATCTCCTTCGTCAACGAGATCCCCTGGGTCATCGAGCCCGTCTACATTGCCCAGTGGGG ctccatgtGGATTATGATGAGGCGGGAGAAGAGGGACAGGCGTCACTTCAAGAGGATGAGATTCCCCCCGTTTGACGACGAAGAACCCCCTCTGGATTATGCTGATAACATCCTGGATGTGGAGCCCCTGGAAGCcatccagctggagctggatccGGAGGAGGATGCCCCCGTGCTGGACTGGTTCTATGACCACCAGCCTCTGAAGGACAACAGGAA GTACGTGAACGGCTCCACGTACCAGCGCTGGCAGTTCACCCTGCCCATGATGTCCACCCTGTACCGCCTGGCCAACCAGCTGCTCACTGACCTGGTGGATGACAACTACTTCTACCTGTTCGACCTGAAAGCATTCTTCACCTCCAAGGCACTGAACATGGCCATTCCTGGAGGTCCCAAGTTCGAGCCCCTCGTCAGAGACATCAATCTTCA GGATGAAGACTGGAATGAATTTAATGACATCAACAAGATCATCATCAGGCAGCCCATCAGGACGGAGTACAAAATCGCTTTCCCGTACCTGTACAACAACCTGCCACACCATGTCCACCTCACCTG GTATCATACTCCAAACgttgttttcattaaaacagaaGATCCTGACCTCCCAGCTTTTTACTTTGATCCTCTGATCAACCCCATTTCACACAGACATTCTGTCAAG agccAGGAACCACTGCCCGATGACGATGAAGAGTTTGAGTTGCCAGAGTTTGTGGAGCCTTTCCTGAAGGATACCCCTCTCTACACTGATAACACAGCCAATGGCATTGCCTTGCTGTGGGCACCACGACCCTTCAACCTGAGGTCTGGCAGGACCCGGAGGGCTCTTGACATCCCACTGGTCAAGAACTG GTACCgtgagcactgcccagcaggaCAGCCAGTCAAGGTGAGAGTGTCCTACCAGAAGCTCCTGAAATACTATGTCCTGAATGCACTCAAACACAGACCTCCCAAGGCCCAGAAGAAGAG GTACCTGTTCCGCTCCTTCAAGGCTACCAAGTTTTTCCAGTCGACCAAGCTGGACTGGGTGGAAGTTGGCCTGCAAGTGTGTCGCCAGGGCTACAACATGCTGAACTTGCTGATCCACAGAAAGAACCTGAATTACCTTCACTTGGATTACAACTTCAACCTGAAGCCTGTGAAGACCCTCACCACAAAG gaaagaaaaaaatcccgTTTTGGGAACGCTTTCCATCTGTGCCGAGAGGTCCTGCGGCTGACTAAGCTGGTGGTGGACAGCCACGTCCAGTACAGACTGGGAAATGTGGATGCATTTCAG CTGGCAGATGGCCTGCAGTACATCTTTGCCCATGTGGGCCAGCTCACGGGGATGTACCGCTACAAATACAAACTGATGAGGCAGATTCGAATGTGCAAGGACCTGAAACATCTCATCTACTACAGGTTTAACACG GGGCCTGTGGGCAAAGGTCCTGGCTGTGGTTTCTGGGCTCCGGGCTGGAGAGTGTGGCTGTTCTTCATGAGGGGCATCACCCCACTGCTGGAACGCTGGCTGGGGAATCTGCTGGCCAGGCAGTTTGAAG GCCGTCACTCCAAGGGTGTCGCGAAGACCGTCACGAAGCAGCGCGTGGAGTCTCACTTTGacctggagctcagggcagctgtgaTGCACGACATCCTGGACATGATGCCAGAAGGGATCAAGCAGAACAAAGCCAGAACCATCCTGCAGCACCTGAGCGAGGCGTGGCGGTGCTGGAAGGCCAATATTCCCTGGAAG gtgCCAGGCCTGCCAACTCCTATTGAGAACATGATCCTGAGGTATGTGAAGGCCAAAGCTGACTGGTGGACAAACACAGCTCACTACAACCGGGAGCGGATCCGCCGGGGAGCCACTGTTGACAAAACTGTCTGTAAGAAGAACCTGGGCAGGCTGACCAGACTGTACCTGAAAGCTGAGCAGGAACGGCAGCATAATTACCTGAAG GATGGGCCTTACATCACTGCAGAAGAGGCCGTTGCTGTGTACACAACCACAGTGCactggctggagagcaggaggttCTCCCCCATTCCTTTCCCCCCACTGTCCTACAAGCATGACACCAAGTTGCTGATCTTAGCCCTGGAGAGGCTGAAGGAAGCTTATAG tgtgaaaTCACGCCTGAATCAGTcacagagagaggagctgggcttgATTGAGCAGGCTTATGATAATCCCCACGAAGCTCTGTCCAGAATCAAGCGACATCTGTTGACTCAGAGAGCCTTCAAGGAG GTGGGAATTGAGTTCATGGATCTCTACAGCCACCTGGTCCCTGTTTATGATGTCGAGCCCCTGGAGAAGATCACAGATGCTTATTTGGATCAGTACTTGTGGTATGAGGCTGACAAGCGAAGGCTCTTCCCTCCTTGGATCAAACCTGCTGACACTGAACCACCCCCACTGCTGGTGTACAAGTGGTGCCAAG GCATTAATAACCTGCAGGATGTTTGGGAAACGAGCGAAGGGGAATGCAACGTGATGCTGGAATCTCGGTTTGAGAAGATGTATGAGAAGATTGACCTGACCTTGCTCAACAGGCTGCTGCGTCTCATCGTTGATCACAACATTGCTGACTACATGACAGCCAAGAACAACGTGGTGATCAACTACAAG GACATGAATCACACAAACTCCTACGGGATTATTCGTGGGCTGCAGTTTGCTTCCTTCATTGTCCAGTACTATGGGCTTGTGATGgacctgctggtgctgggccTGCACAGGGCCAGTGAGATGGCTGGGCCTCCCCAGATGCCAAATGACTTCCTCAGCTTCCAGGACATTGCCACGGAGGTGGCCCATCCCATTCGCCTCTTCTGCAGATACATTGACAGGATTCACATCTTCTTCAG GTTTACAGCTGACGAGGCAAGGGACCTGATCCAGCGGTACCTGACAGAGCACCCCGACCCCAACAACGAGAACATCGTGGGCTACAACAACAAGAAGTGCTGGCCCCGGGACGCTCGCATGCGCCTCATGAAGCACGACGTCAACCT CGGCCGTGCTGTGTTCTGGGATATCAAGAACCGTTTGCCCCGCTCGGTGACCACGGTGCAGTGGGAGAACAGCTTCGTGTCCGTGTACAGCAAGGACAACCCCAACCTGCTGTTCAACATGTGCGGCTTCGAGTGCCGCATCCTGCCCAAGTGCCGCACCAGCTACGAGGAGTTCACCCACAAGGACGGGGTCTGGAACCTGCAGAACGAG GTGACCAAGGAGCGCACGGCTCAGTGCTTCCTGCGTGTGGATGATGAGTCCATGCAGAGGTTTCACAACAGAGTGAGGCAGATCCTCATGGCCTCTGGCTCCACAACCTTCACTAAG ATTGTCAATAAGTGGAACACAGCTCTGATTGGCTTGATGACTTATTTCCGGGAAGCTGTTGTAAATACTCAGGAGCTGCTTGATCTGCTGGTGAAGTGTGAGAATAAAATCCAGACTCGGATCAAGATCGGCCTGAATTCCAAAATGCCCAGCCGTTTTCCTCCTGTGGTGTTCTACACCCCgaaggagctgggggggctgggcATGCTCTCCATGGGCCACGTTCTCATCCCTCAGTCTGACCTGAG GTGGTCCAAGCAGACAGATGTTGGCATCACTCACTTCCGCTCGGGAATGAGCCACGAGGAGGACCAGCTGATCCCCAATCTGTACCGGTACATCCAGCCATGGGAGAGTGAATTCATTGACTCGCAGAGGGTGTGGGCAGAGTATGCCCTGAAACGACAGGAGGCTATAGCCCAGAACAG GCGTCTGACCCTGGAGGATCTGGAGGACTCGTGGGACCGGGGAATTCCTCGGATTAACACCCTTTTCCAGAAGGACAGGCACACTCTGGCTTATGATAAAGGATGGAGAGTCAGGACTGACTTCAAACAGTATCAG GTGCTGAAGCAGAACCCGTTCTGGTGGACACACCAGCGCCACGATGGCAAACTCTGGAACCTGAACAATTACCGCACGGACATGATCCAGGCTCTGGGCGGGGTGGAAGGGATCCTGGAGCACACGCTCTTCAAGGGCACCTACTTCCCCACGTGGGAGGGTCTCTTCTG GGAGAAGGCCAGTGGCTTTGAGGAGTCCATGAAGTGGAAGAAGCTGACAAATGCCCAGAGATCGGGTTTGAACCAAATTCCAAACAGAAGATTCACTCTCTGGTGGTCTCCTACCATCAACAGAGCCAAC gtGTATGTTGGGTTCCAGGTGCAGCTGGATTTGACAGGGATCTTCATGCACGGCAAAATCCCCACACTGAAGATTTCCCTCATCCAGATTTTCCGAGCTCACTTGTGGCAGAAGATCCATGAGAGCATTGTCATGGATTTGTGTCAG GTGTTTGATCAAGAGCTGGATGCTCTGGAGATTGAGACAGTGCAGAAGGAGACAATCCATCCCAGGAAGTCCTACAAGATGAACTCCTCATGTGCAGATATCCTTCTTTTTGCTTCCTACAAGTGGAATGTGTCACGTCCATCGTTGCTGGCAGATTCCAA GGATGTGATGGACAGCACCACCACCCAGAAGTACTGGATCGACATCCAGCTGCGCTGGGGCGACTACGACTCGCACGACATCGAGCGCTACGCCAGGGCCAAGTTCCTGGACTACACCACAGACAACATGAGCATCTACCCCTCTCCCACTGGGGTGCTCATTGCCATTGATCTGGCCTACAACTTGCACAG tGCTTATGGGAACTGGTTCCCTGGGAGCAAACCTCTGATCCAGCAAGCCATGGCCAAAATCATGAAAGCAAACCCTGCCCTGTATGTGTTGAGGGAACGAATCCGCAAAGGGCTGCAGCTCTACTCCTCAGAGCCCACGGAGCCCTACCTGTCCTCCCAGAACTATGGGGAGCTCTTCTCCAACCAGATCATCTGGTTTGTGGATGACACCAACGTGTACAGAGTCACCATCCACAAG ACTTTTGAAGGGAATTTGACTACAAAACCCATCAACGGAGCCATTTTCATCTTCAATCCCAGAACTGGGCAGCTCTTCCTGAAGATCATCCACACATCTGTGTGGGCAGGACAGAAGCGTCTGGGACAG CTGGCCAAGTGGAAGACTGCTGAAGAAGTGGCTGCCTTGATCCGATCCCTCCCCGTGGAGGAGCAGCCAAAGCAGATCATAGTGACACGGAAGGGCATGCTGGACCCGCTTGAG GTgcacttgctggatttccccaatATTGTGATCAAAGGCTCGGAGTTGCAGCTGCCCTTCCAGGCCTGTCTGAAAGTGGAGAAGTTTGGTGATCTCATCCTGAAGGCCACTGAACCCCAGATGGTTCTCTTCAATCTCTATGATGACTGGCTGAAAACCATCTCTTCCTACACA GCATTCTCCCGTCTGATCCTGATTCTCCGGGCGCTGCACGTGAACAACGATCGAGCCAAAGTTATCCTGAAGCCAGACAAGACAACCATCACTGAGCCTCACCACATCTGGCCAACGCTGACAGATGAGGAGTGGATCAAGGTGGAGGTGCAGCTGAAGGATCTCATCCTTGCTGACTATGGCAAGAAGAACAA CGTGAACGTTGCATCCCTGACCCAGTCAGAGATCCGAGACATCATCCTGGGCATGGAGATCTCTGCCCCAtctcagcagaggcagcagattGCAGAAATTGAGAAGCAAACCAAGGAGCAGTCGCAGCTGACGGCCACGCAGACCCGCACAGTGAACAAGCACGGGGATGAAATCATCACCTCCACCACCAGCAACTACGAAACCCAAACCTTCTCCTCCAAGACCGAGTGGAGGGTCAG AGCAATCTCTGCTGCCAACCTCCACCTGCGGACAAACCACATCTATGTCTCATCAGATGACATAAAGGAGACAGGTTACACCTACATTCTTCCCAAAAATGTGTTGAAGAAGTTCATCTGCATCTCAGACCTGCGGGCCCAG ATTGCAGGTTACCTGTATGGAGTGAGCCCTCCAGACAACCCCCAGGTGAAGGAGATCCGGTGCATTGTGATGGTGCCCCAGTGGGGGACACACCAGACCGtgcacctcccagggcagctgccccagcacgaGTATCTCAAG GAAATGGAACCTCTGGGCTGGATTCACACCCAACCAAACGAGTCCCCTCAGCTGTCACCACAGGATGTCACCACCCACGCCAAGGTCATGGCTGACAACCCCTCCTGGGATGGGGAGAAGACCATCATCATCACCTGCag tttCACCCCTGGCTCCTGCACGTTGACAGCCTACAAGCTGACCCCGAGCGGGTACGAGTGGGGCCGGCAGAACACGGACAAGGGCAACAACCCCAAGGGTTACCTCCCCTCCCACTACGAGAGGGTGCAGATGCTCCTGTCCGACCGCTTCCTCGGCTTCTTCatggtcccagcacagggctcctggAACTACAACTTCATGG